Proteins co-encoded in one Phycisphaerae bacterium genomic window:
- a CDS encoding formylglycine-generating enzyme family protein: MKTILTVVVGTFLLLTVAGSAITVDTVPVGDPGNTADTTGHGAVPYSYNIGTYEVTAGQYCEFLNAVAKTDTHALYNANMWSSTYGCKIERTGSPDDYRYSVASDYANRPVNYVSFWDAC, translated from the coding sequence GTGAAGACGATCCTGACGGTGGTGGTAGGTACGTTCTTATTGCTGACGGTGGCCGGTTCGGCGATCACCGTCGATACCGTCCCGGTTGGCGACCCGGGGAACACAGCCGATACGACCGGCCACGGGGCCGTCCCCTACTCATACAACATCGGCACGTACGAAGTGACAGCCGGCCAGTACTGCGAGTTCCTCAATGCCGTAGCCAAGACCGATACGCACGCGCTGTACAACGCAAATATGTGGTCGAGCACCTATGGCTGCAAGATCGAGCGGACGGGCAGCCCGGATGACTATCGCTACTCCGTCGCATCCGACTATGCCAATCGCCCGGTCAATTACGTGAGCTTCTGGGACGCCTGC